Proteins from a genomic interval of Paenibacillus sp. RC334:
- a CDS encoding cyclase family protein — translation MSKYVEIGYPIYEGMPVYPGLPEVKLEPKERLDKGDDWNGSVLSMYLHAGTHVDAPWHHKNNGKGIDAIPIEDFIYRKPLLIDCPLGPNGFITIEKLKEYEELNEADILIFNTSHWKHRDTDFEKYANNFPAVSPEAAEYIRTKLPNCKAVAIDTLSIENLTEAKGNGYFVHHAFLDHEKYEEPTMLIYEDINPAPLVGKKLISAFTAPLRIKDHDASVVNVIVEIEE, via the coding sequence GGTTACCCAATTTATGAAGGAATGCCTGTTTATCCAGGATTGCCGGAAGTGAAATTAGAGCCTAAAGAGCGTTTGGACAAAGGGGATGACTGGAACGGAAGCGTGCTAAGCATGTATCTTCATGCCGGTACCCATGTCGATGCCCCGTGGCATCATAAGAATAACGGTAAGGGAATAGATGCTATTCCGATTGAAGACTTCATCTACAGAAAGCCGCTATTAATCGATTGCCCGCTTGGCCCGAACGGCTTTATCACTATCGAAAAGCTCAAAGAATATGAAGAACTGAATGAGGCAGATATTCTAATTTTCAACACGAGCCATTGGAAACACCGGGATACGGATTTCGAGAAATACGCCAATAATTTCCCGGCTGTCTCTCCGGAAGCCGCCGAATACATCCGAACGAAGTTGCCAAACTGCAAAGCGGTGGCCATAGATACCTTGAGCATTGAAAATTTGACAGAAGCAAAAGGAAACGGCTATTTTGTCCACCATGCCTTTTTAGACCATGAAAAGTATGAAGAGCCGACAATGCTCATTTATGAAGACATTAATCCAGCGCCATTGGTTGGCAAAAAGCTCATTTCTGCCTTCACAGCACCACTTCGAATTAAAGACCACGATGCATCTGTCGTTAACGTCATCGTTGAAATTGAAGAATAA
- a CDS encoding ABC transporter ATP-binding protein, with protein MMFSFLKKYRVPAIAALVMMLLELTVELSQPYLISKIIDEGIRQQDLSVVWLWGGVLVGSAVIAFIAGISSSFFASHASQGFGYDLRERLYHKVQSFSYPVFKRLATSSLITRLTGDVTQVQDTVFMSLRFMTRVPLVVIGSIVMALVVHFRLGLLLAVMAPVLFVFVLVMMRRTVTLFKGVQRRLDDVNGVIQENLTGMRLIRVFVRMRHEIERFAHYGGELMKGTVSALRWTETTMPFILFTMNAGIIAVLWFGRGQIATGDASVGQVVAVVNYSLRTIGALSALSGIVVVFSRATASTARIREVLETHHEDYGEREPIPTHNTRIEGQVELDRVSFHYPGSDLAVLKDISFMARPGERIAIMGATGSGKSSLVQLITRLYEEDEGRVRFDGKDARELDASILREAIGYVPQEVLLFTGSIRENIAWGLEDASLEQIQEAARMAQIHDMIERLPQGYDTMLGQRGVNLSGGQKQRLSIARALVRHPAVLILDDSTSALDVRTEAALLEALEGLSCTTFLITQKISSTASANQILLLDEGRLIASGSHEHLMDSSELYRRIYESQHGEEESHVQGTH; from the coding sequence ATGATGTTCTCTTTTCTGAAAAAATACCGGGTTCCGGCCATCGCGGCCCTCGTGATGATGCTGCTGGAGCTGACGGTGGAATTGTCGCAACCGTATCTGATCTCCAAAATTATTGATGAGGGCATCCGGCAGCAGGATTTGTCCGTCGTCTGGTTATGGGGCGGTGTGCTGGTAGGAAGCGCCGTTATTGCTTTTATAGCGGGAATTTCCAGTTCCTTTTTTGCCTCTCATGCCAGTCAGGGCTTTGGGTATGATTTGCGGGAAAGGCTGTATCATAAGGTGCAATCCTTTTCCTATCCGGTGTTTAAACGTCTTGCTACCTCATCGCTGATTACGCGTTTGACGGGGGACGTGACACAGGTGCAGGATACGGTGTTTATGAGCTTGCGGTTTATGACACGGGTGCCGCTGGTGGTGATTGGCAGCATCGTGATGGCGCTGGTTGTGCATTTCAGACTTGGACTGTTGCTGGCGGTTATGGCCCCGGTGCTGTTCGTGTTTGTTTTGGTGATGATGCGGCGAACCGTCACTTTGTTTAAAGGCGTCCAGCGTCGTTTGGATGACGTTAACGGGGTGATTCAGGAGAATCTGACAGGTATGCGGCTCATTCGGGTTTTTGTGCGGATGCGGCATGAAATCGAGCGTTTTGCCCATTATGGGGGCGAATTGATGAAAGGGACGGTTTCCGCTTTGCGCTGGACAGAAACGACGATGCCGTTCATTTTGTTTACGATGAATGCGGGAATTATCGCCGTGCTTTGGTTCGGACGGGGGCAAATTGCAACAGGAGATGCCAGTGTGGGACAGGTGGTCGCTGTCGTCAATTATTCACTGCGGACGATTGGAGCCTTGTCTGCCTTGTCGGGGATTGTTGTCGTGTTTTCCCGGGCGACCGCTTCCACGGCGAGGATTCGTGAGGTACTGGAGACACATCATGAAGACTATGGGGAACGGGAGCCTATTCCAACACATAACACGCGAATAGAGGGACAGGTGGAACTGGATCGGGTGAGCTTTCATTATCCGGGCAGCGATCTCGCGGTGCTAAAGGATATTTCCTTTATGGCTCGACCGGGTGAGCGCATCGCTATTATGGGGGCCACTGGGTCGGGTAAATCCTCACTTGTGCAGCTCATTACGCGTTTGTATGAAGAAGATGAGGGCCGTGTGCGCTTTGACGGCAAGGACGCGCGGGAACTGGACGCTTCCATACTGCGTGAGGCCATTGGCTACGTGCCACAGGAGGTGCTTCTTTTCACTGGCTCAATTCGGGAAAATATCGCTTGGGGGCTGGAGGATGCCAGTCTGGAGCAGATTCAGGAAGCAGCTCGTATGGCGCAAATTCACGATATGATTGAGCGCTTGCCGCAAGGCTATGACACCATGCTGGGACAGCGCGGTGTGAATCTGTCCGGTGGACAGAAGCAACGGCTATCTATTGCCCGCGCGCTGGTGCGCCATCCGGCGGTGCTTATTTTGGACGACAGCACCAGTGCGCTGGATGTGCGGACAGAGGCGGCTTTGTTGGAGGCGCTGGAAGGCTTGTCCTGCACGACATTTCTCATTACGCAGAAGATCAGCTCGACCGCATCGGCAAATCAGATTTTACTGCTGGATGAAGGCCGTCTGATCGCGAGTGGAAGTCATGAGCATTTAATGGACAGTTCGGAGCTGTATCGACGCATCTATGAATCACAACACGGTGAGGAGGAGTCGCATGTTCAAGGAACTCATTGA
- a CDS encoding ABC transporter ATP-binding protein: protein MFKELIDPFRQPTPPSGVLRNPAGAEGRRKAKAKNWSGTLGRIWEYLARRKAKLMLVLFMVLLSSGLALLGPYLVGVAVDDFLEGPGGRTWIYFLIGLGAVYLLNSLTSWLQNIWMIEIAQETVYRMRFDLFSHLHRLPIPFYGKRQQGEIMSRLTNDIENVSSTLNSSAIQIFSSILTLVGTLAVMLWLSPLMTLLTFIVVPLMAVGMRWITRRTGPLYKERQKNLGELNGYIEETLSGQQIIKAFSQEKRVIRGFGERNDRIRLSGFWAQTISGFIPKLMNGLNNLSFAMVAGIGGILAIHGSITIGTIIVFVEYARQFTRPLNDLANQWNTLLSAIAGAERVFEILDEDEESKDEHGAVELEHAEGAVRFTDVSFGYDEGGDTLEGISFEAKPGEMIALVGPTGAGKTTLIQLISRFYSPDEGMITLDGRDITTIQRESLRSRMAFVLQDSFLFQGTIRENIRFGRLDATDEEIEEASKLANAHSFIMRMKDGYDKVLEANGSGISQGQKQLLAIARAILANPSILVLDEATSSIDTITEMKIQEGLERLMQGRTSFVIAHRLNTIRQADRILVLKDGHLEEQGSHDELLTHKGFYSDLFYGQLRKLDKQICRRDVEAL, encoded by the coding sequence ATGTTCAAGGAACTCATTGATCCGTTCCGTCAGCCTACACCGCCGTCCGGTGTGCTGAGGAACCCGGCAGGAGCAGAGGGACGCCGCAAGGCCAAGGCCAAGAACTGGTCCGGCACGCTGGGTAGGATATGGGAGTATTTGGCCCGCCGCAAGGCCAAGCTGATGCTGGTGCTGTTCATGGTACTGCTCAGTTCAGGACTGGCTCTGCTGGGTCCGTATTTGGTCGGCGTTGCAGTGGACGATTTTCTGGAAGGTCCGGGCGGACGCACGTGGATTTATTTTCTCATTGGGCTGGGGGCTGTGTACTTGCTTAATTCGCTGACCTCCTGGCTGCAAAATATCTGGATGATCGAAATCGCCCAAGAGACCGTGTACCGGATGCGTTTCGACCTGTTTTCACATTTGCATCGGCTACCAATTCCTTTCTACGGCAAACGTCAGCAGGGAGAGATCATGAGTCGACTGACGAATGATATCGAAAATGTCAGCTCTACACTGAATAGCTCGGCCATTCAGATTTTTTCGAGCATATTGACGCTGGTGGGTACACTCGCAGTCATGCTGTGGTTAAGCCCGCTGATGACACTGCTGACCTTTATCGTGGTGCCGCTGATGGCAGTCGGGATGCGCTGGATTACGCGCCGCACGGGTCCATTATACAAGGAACGGCAGAAGAACTTGGGCGAACTGAACGGATACATCGAGGAAACGTTATCCGGGCAGCAGATTATCAAAGCATTTTCGCAGGAAAAGAGGGTTATTCGAGGCTTTGGCGAACGTAATGACCGTATCCGTCTGTCGGGCTTCTGGGCACAAACGATTTCCGGTTTTATTCCAAAGCTGATGAACGGGCTGAATAATCTCAGCTTTGCCATGGTAGCGGGGATCGGCGGAATTTTGGCGATTCACGGCTCGATTACCATAGGTACGATTATCGTATTCGTAGAGTATGCCCGCCAGTTCACCAGACCGCTGAACGATCTGGCTAACCAGTGGAATACCCTGCTGTCCGCTATTGCCGGAGCTGAACGCGTATTTGAAATATTGGATGAGGATGAGGAGTCCAAGGACGAGCACGGCGCCGTAGAGCTGGAGCATGCCGAGGGCGCAGTTCGATTTACTGATGTTTCCTTCGGCTATGATGAGGGGGGCGATACGTTAGAAGGCATTTCCTTTGAAGCCAAGCCCGGCGAAATGATCGCATTGGTCGGTCCGACCGGGGCCGGAAAAACAACGCTGATCCAGTTGATATCCCGTTTTTACAGTCCCGACGAGGGAATGATCACGTTAGATGGACGAGACATTACCACCATACAGCGTGAAAGCTTGCGCTCCCGCATGGCGTTTGTGCTACAGGATTCCTTTCTGTTCCAAGGAACAATCCGCGAAAATATCCGCTTCGGCAGACTGGATGCCACCGATGAAGAGATAGAGGAAGCATCGAAGCTGGCGAACGCCCACTCCTTTATCATGCGGATGAAGGACGGATACGATAAGGTGCTGGAGGCTAATGGCAGCGGCATCAGTCAAGGGCAAAAGCAGCTGCTGGCTATCGCTCGCGCTATTTTGGCCAACCCTTCGATTCTCGTACTCGACGAGGCAACCAGCAGCATCGACACGATTACCGAGATGAAAATACAAGAAGGACTGGAACGGCTTATGCAGGGGCGAACAAGCTTTGTCATCGCGCATCGGCTGAATACCATTCGTCAGGCTGATCGGATTCTGGTCTTGAAGGATGGCCATCTGGAGGAGCAGGGTTCTCATGATGAGCTGCTGACCCATAAAGGATTTTACAGTGATTTATTTTATGGGCAGTTGAGAAAGCTGGATAAACAGATTTGCAGGCGTGATGTTGAAGCTTTATGA
- a CDS encoding DJ-1/PfpI family protein: MKIAIMLFDGITALDAIGPYDVFAATLKCEVKFVAKKNGLIKLDSNMGYLHADYSFSEVTSADILVVPGCSPPNYKTPMNDKETLNWIRQIHETTKWTTSVCNGSLILSAAGLLNGTVATSHWGSLDLLQSLGTIPTDERVVRQGKIVTAAGVSSGIDMALQLIAWELGEDMSKGVQLILEYDPQPPFDTGSPKKAPALLVEQIRGMLQEFAKREPNV; this comes from the coding sequence ATGAAAATCGCAATCATGCTTTTCGATGGAATCACTGCATTAGATGCAATTGGTCCATACGATGTATTTGCTGCTACACTGAAATGTGAAGTGAAGTTTGTCGCTAAGAAAAATGGGTTAATCAAACTGGACTCAAATATGGGTTATTTGCATGCCGATTACAGTTTTTCTGAAGTTACTTCAGCTGATATTCTTGTTGTTCCAGGTTGCAGCCCGCCAAATTATAAAACTCCAATGAATGACAAAGAAACGTTAAATTGGATTCGCCAAATACATGAAACTACGAAATGGACCACGTCGGTTTGTAACGGCTCTCTGATTTTGAGCGCTGCAGGCTTGTTAAATGGAACCGTAGCCACCAGTCATTGGGGATCCTTAGACCTGCTCCAATCTCTTGGAACCATTCCAACAGATGAGAGAGTAGTTCGTCAGGGCAAAATCGTTACAGCAGCCGGTGTCTCCTCTGGTATTGATATGGCCCTCCAACTAATAGCATGGGAATTGGGAGAAGATATGAGTAAAGGAGTCCAATTGATTTTGGAATACGATCCTCAGCCTCCGTTTGACACGGGCTCACCAAAGAAAGCGCCTGCTTTATTAGTAGAACAAATAAGAGGTATGTTACAAGAGTTTGCAAAACGGGAGCCCAATGTGTAA
- a CDS encoding dicarboxylate/amino acid:cation symporter produces the protein MKLRINFKNLTVQVVIAIVLGILLGHFFPATGEKLKVLGDAFIKLIKMVIAPIVFFTVVHGIAGMGDMKKVGRIGGKALLYFEIVTTIALAIGLIVVNLVRPGAGIDVSKATGDVSQYAQKAAETSHGVVDFIVGIIPENVVSAMAGGELLPILFFAILFGLSLTAMGEQAKPVIVLFDKLSHAFFGIVNMVMKLSPIAAFGAMSYTIGKFGIGSLTSLGKLMGSVYLTMALFVIIVLGLIARMYGFSIFKFIAYIKEEILLVLGTSSSESALPRMMDKMEKYGCSKSVVGLVIPTGYSFNLDGTAIYLSMAAIFVAQASGVDMTIWQQLTLLGILMLTSKGAAGVTGSGFITLAATLAAFPSIPLAGMALLLGVDRFMSEARAITNLIGNGVATVIVAKSEKEFHPDRQAEMASASAELETSPLHSPITKSV, from the coding sequence ATGAAACTGAGAATTAATTTTAAAAACTTGACGGTTCAGGTCGTTATCGCTATTGTGCTGGGTATTCTTTTAGGTCACTTTTTTCCTGCAACAGGCGAAAAACTCAAAGTGCTTGGAGACGCCTTTATCAAGCTCATTAAGATGGTCATCGCCCCCATTGTATTTTTTACGGTTGTACACGGGATTGCCGGCATGGGGGACATGAAAAAGGTCGGTCGTATCGGTGGAAAGGCTCTTCTCTATTTTGAAATCGTTACCACGATTGCGCTGGCGATTGGTCTGATCGTGGTCAATCTGGTAAGACCGGGGGCTGGCATTGATGTGAGCAAAGCAACCGGGGACGTATCTCAATATGCTCAAAAAGCAGCGGAAACAAGTCACGGGGTAGTTGATTTCATCGTGGGTATTATTCCTGAAAATGTAGTAAGCGCTATGGCAGGTGGAGAATTGCTGCCTATCCTGTTTTTTGCCATCCTCTTCGGACTGTCACTGACGGCCATGGGGGAGCAAGCCAAACCCGTCATTGTCCTGTTCGACAAACTGTCGCACGCCTTCTTTGGCATCGTCAATATGGTCATGAAATTGTCCCCAATCGCCGCATTTGGTGCCATGTCATACACCATTGGTAAATTCGGCATTGGGTCGTTAACCTCTCTGGGTAAGCTGATGGGTTCCGTTTACCTGACTATGGCCTTATTCGTTATCATTGTGCTCGGTCTGATTGCTCGCATGTACGGGTTCAGCATTTTCAAGTTTATCGCTTATATCAAAGAAGAAATTTTACTTGTACTCGGTACTTCATCCTCCGAGTCTGCCCTGCCACGTATGATGGACAAAATGGAGAAATACGGCTGTTCCAAATCGGTGGTTGGCCTGGTCATTCCAACGGGCTACTCGTTTAACCTGGATGGTACGGCGATTTATCTGTCCATGGCCGCCATATTTGTGGCTCAGGCCTCCGGCGTCGACATGACCATATGGCAGCAGTTGACACTGCTCGGTATTCTCATGCTGACCTCGAAGGGAGCCGCGGGCGTCACTGGTTCCGGTTTTATTACACTGGCAGCCACGTTGGCGGCATTCCCTTCGATCCCGCTGGCCGGGATGGCGCTGCTGCTTGGCGTTGACCGCTTTATGTCAGAAGCACGCGCCATCACCAATCTGATCGGTAACGGGGTCGCTACTGTCATCGTCGCCAAATCGGAAAAGGAATTTCATCCCGACAGACAGGCGGAGATGGCTTCAGCATCGGCTGAGCTTGAAACTAGCCCTTTACACAGCCCGATTACTAAATCCGTATAA
- a CDS encoding DctP family TRAP transporter solute-binding subunit, with the protein MKRAAGFGVLLVLGILTAYVIGFQRNFGEKLPYDNEFSGLKDRIVIKFSHVVAENSPKGLAAAHFAQRVKEKSNDRIEIQVFPNGMRYSETTEVAALQRGEIQMIAPSFSNLNAIDPAWLVMDLPFAFENQAQVDQALNGELGKRLSQTLEPYGMKGVAFWSNGFRQITNNAHPIRQPADFTGLKFRIQPSQVLDRQFEALGALTISTPFNEIYHSLETGTADGQENTISNILTKRFYQVQRYMTISNHSYLGYAVVFNKSYWDSLPSDAKRVLQEALEETTRWNKRETAENANRLSQLQQTGDIKIIHLSEGERKLWRERLRVLYPEFTPIIGTELMDMIQGP; encoded by the coding sequence GTGAAAAGAGCTGCTGGATTTGGTGTTTTGCTCGTACTGGGTATCCTAACGGCTTATGTGATCGGTTTTCAAAGGAATTTTGGTGAAAAACTCCCTTATGATAATGAATTTTCGGGCCTTAAAGATCGGATTGTGATCAAATTTAGCCATGTCGTTGCCGAAAACTCTCCCAAAGGACTGGCAGCCGCTCATTTTGCACAACGGGTTAAAGAAAAATCCAACGATCGGATTGAGATTCAAGTGTTCCCCAATGGAATGCGCTATTCAGAAACCACGGAAGTGGCTGCACTTCAACGGGGAGAAATCCAGATGATAGCTCCTTCGTTTTCCAATTTGAATGCGATTGATCCAGCCTGGCTGGTGATGGATCTTCCGTTTGCCTTCGAGAATCAGGCTCAGGTCGATCAGGCACTGAACGGAGAATTGGGCAAGCGGTTATCGCAAACACTTGAGCCCTATGGCATGAAAGGCGTCGCCTTCTGGTCGAACGGCTTTCGACAGATCACTAACAACGCCCATCCCATTAGACAACCCGCAGACTTTACAGGCTTGAAATTCCGTATCCAGCCAAGCCAGGTGTTGGACCGTCAGTTTGAAGCGCTGGGAGCATTGACCATCAGCACTCCTTTTAATGAAATATATCACAGCCTGGAGACGGGCACGGCAGACGGACAGGAGAACACGATATCCAATATTCTTACCAAACGGTTTTACCAAGTGCAACGTTATATGACCATCAGCAACCACAGCTACCTGGGTTATGCCGTCGTATTTAACAAATCCTATTGGGATAGCCTCCCAAGTGACGCCAAGCGGGTGCTGCAGGAGGCACTTGAGGAAACGACGCGTTGGAACAAACGGGAAACAGCTGAAAATGCCAATCGGCTTAGCCAGCTGCAACAGACCGGAGACATTAAAATTATCCATCTGTCCGAGGGGGAGCGTAAGCTTTGGAGAGAACGTCTGCGCGTGCTCTATCCGGAGTTCACTCCTATCATCGGTACGGAGCTAATGGATATGATTCAAGGACCTTAA
- a CDS encoding sensor histidine kinase, with protein MNRLRIYWKIMILSFGVVLFSLLIGGLFLFGSATRLKEEELKQRLTITAQTVANLPDVVERIDDPNASAVIAPMADKIRILNDAAYIVVLDMNRKRLSHPLSERIGGTFQALDDDAAFAEHTYVSKVRSEAGIGLRSFVPIMNASSEQVGVVVAGGLLPSVTEIIRQEKQSIIITSLLSLMFGVIGSALLARHIKLQMFNLEPQEIARMFRERSAAFQAMHEGVIAIDRNCIITIFNERAKQIFDVHRDVAGLPIREVLPDTRLPEVLDSGVAILSQELKIGGTIIWSNRIPIREQGVTMGAISIFQDKTEVTRMAEELTGVKEFVHALRAQNHEHMNKMHTVAGLLQLGQQNEALSYLFEVTEQQEEITRFLQRHFDDDGVAGLLLGKISRGKELGIDIRIDPDSRMNQFPRLIDRHDFVLLLGNLIENAFDALADTEVGSKEIYVSIQQDDEYMSILVEDNGCGMSETTKQRMLERGFTTKKGESRGMGLHLLSGIVTKGNGRLTCESSLGLGTSIEILFPLRERGSDDE; from the coding sequence ATGAACAGACTTCGCATATATTGGAAAATCATGATACTTTCATTTGGAGTCGTTCTTTTTTCTCTTTTGATCGGCGGCCTTTTTCTGTTTGGTAGCGCCACCCGGCTCAAGGAAGAAGAACTCAAGCAGCGGCTTACGATTACAGCCCAGACGGTTGCGAACCTGCCGGATGTAGTGGAAAGAATTGATGACCCGAATGCTTCTGCCGTGATTGCACCAATGGCGGACAAAATTCGGATATTAAACGATGCGGCTTATATCGTCGTGCTCGATATGAACCGCAAACGGTTGTCTCATCCGCTTTCGGAGCGAATCGGCGGAACGTTTCAGGCTCTGGATGATGATGCCGCATTTGCTGAACATACGTATGTCTCCAAAGTACGCAGCGAAGCGGGCATCGGCTTGCGTTCCTTTGTGCCGATTATGAATGCTTCCTCGGAGCAGGTGGGCGTCGTTGTGGCGGGCGGCCTGCTGCCAAGCGTGACGGAGATTATCCGTCAGGAGAAGCAATCCATCATCATCACTTCGTTGCTGTCGCTGATGTTTGGTGTGATTGGCTCCGCATTGCTGGCCCGTCATATTAAGCTCCAGATGTTCAACCTGGAGCCGCAGGAGATTGCGAGAATGTTTCGTGAGCGAAGCGCAGCCTTTCAAGCGATGCATGAGGGGGTTATTGCGATTGACCGCAATTGCATCATTACGATTTTTAACGAACGAGCCAAGCAAATCTTCGATGTGCACCGTGATGTAGCGGGCTTGCCGATCCGCGAGGTCCTCCCGGATACCCGGTTGCCGGAAGTGCTGGATTCGGGAGTCGCAATTTTGAGCCAGGAGCTAAAAATTGGCGGAACCATTATTTGGAGTAACCGAATTCCCATTCGCGAACAGGGAGTTACGATGGGGGCAATCTCCATATTTCAGGACAAGACCGAGGTGACGAGAATGGCCGAGGAGCTCACAGGTGTCAAAGAGTTTGTTCATGCGCTTCGTGCACAAAATCATGAGCATATGAACAAAATGCATACCGTCGCCGGCTTGCTCCAGCTTGGGCAGCAGAACGAGGCGTTGAGCTATCTGTTTGAGGTGACCGAGCAACAGGAGGAGATCACGCGCTTCCTTCAACGGCATTTCGATGATGACGGAGTTGCAGGACTGCTATTGGGTAAAATTAGCCGTGGTAAAGAGCTCGGCATTGATATTAGGATTGATCCTGACAGCAGAATGAATCAGTTTCCCCGGCTGATTGACCGCCATGATTTCGTTCTGTTACTCGGAAATTTAATTGAGAATGCCTTTGATGCACTGGCGGATACAGAAGTCGGCTCCAAGGAGATTTATGTCAGCATCCAGCAGGATGACGAATATATGTCCATATTGGTCGAGGATAATGGCTGTGGAATGTCGGAGACAACGAAGCAACGAATGCTCGAACGCGGATTTACGACCAAGAAGGGAGAAAGCCGCGGCATGGGGCTGCATTTACTAAGCGGGATTGTCACCAAGGGGAACGGCCGCCTGACATGCGAGTCTTCACTTGGCTTGGGAACTTCGATAGAGATTCTATTTCCGTTGAGGGAGAGAGGGAGCGACGATGAGTAA
- a CDS encoding response regulator: protein MSKPIKSLFHVLLVEDDPMVQEVNRLFIEQVDGFQVVGLASNGLRGLELIEELKPDLIFLDVFMPSLDGIATLQRIRSMALPVDVVVVTAAKDTETIREMMRNGAFDYIIKPFKVERIHHTLERYRVQQAGLWAEEVGTQEELDLIIMQNGEAAKKAVVSASVYEEWAMSYDELPKGLNAATLKQVLAVMEQHGGKLSAEETAEGVGIARVTARRYLDYLEKRGIVRLVVHYGGVGRPVNRYELLRDQNDHK, encoded by the coding sequence ATGAGTAAACCTATTAAATCACTGTTTCATGTGCTGCTGGTCGAGGATGATCCGATGGTACAAGAGGTGAATCGACTGTTTATCGAACAGGTTGACGGGTTTCAGGTCGTAGGTCTGGCCTCCAACGGGCTTCGGGGATTGGAGCTGATTGAGGAGCTAAAGCCTGATCTGATTTTTCTTGACGTGTTCATGCCGTCGCTGGACGGGATAGCGACCTTGCAGCGCATCCGTTCTATGGCATTGCCTGTAGATGTAGTTGTCGTAACCGCCGCGAAGGATACGGAGACGATTCGTGAAATGATGCGAAACGGAGCGTTCGATTATATTATTAAACCTTTTAAGGTAGAGCGTATCCACCATACGCTGGAGCGTTACCGGGTGCAGCAGGCTGGATTATGGGCGGAAGAAGTAGGAACCCAGGAAGAGCTGGACCTCATTATTATGCAAAATGGAGAAGCGGCTAAGAAAGCGGTAGTCTCTGCTTCAGTATACGAGGAATGGGCGATGTCCTACGATGAGCTGCCAAAGGGCTTGAATGCTGCCACCCTGAAGCAGGTGCTTGCGGTCATGGAGCAGCATGGCGGCAAGCTGTCTGCTGAAGAAACCGCTGAGGGAGTAGGGATTGCCCGTGTAACGGCAAGAAGATACCTGGATTATCTGGAGAAAAGGGGGATTGTGCGCCTGGTTGTGCATTATGGCGGGGTCGGTCGTCCCGTTAATCGGTATGAGCTGCTGCGTGACCAAAATGACCATAAGTAA